In Propionispora hippei DSM 15287, a genomic segment contains:
- a CDS encoding PAS domain S-box protein, with translation MASIRQGVAQQTYVVITILMTIATIIVGTYYIVREQDRIVHEQEFRLFQAAVELALQIPKSQFDNKIKEAEALPVAPEKRATVINDWLQPILQVQIERHPGFGMGIYARGIDRIVAIGPDFDDGKLQQGDETYFSSAYVSGKAQFSKFKRTLFFNGKPVNKVIYPISYQGHYIGHVWVCSKTEDLNPAMLAAIVKVIGVALLLWSIILLTLRMAFRKLQTGLRNLANQIRNQDFDRQSFASFPELLPVFDTIVHLRGKLNDECLQGMKAHEELALFVDLSVDMIFVRGFDGSFKRINPAVTKQLGYCLADLTAPGIIEKIHPRDMEGVLEAWSRVLAGEPCLQYENRCQAKNGEYRWLAWNAMPSKEHGLIYLVARDITEQKTINQKLLTMASIVEYFCDGIVGLAPDGTIQSWNREAENLLGYSAAEAMGKRLSMFCVTDCGQKTKEVIGTVKVEEKVQNYQCILQRKNGLAVDVSITVSHIWENNGDLAGLSATIRDITQQKKMERDIVQMDRLQTIGQMAAGISHEVRNPMTTVRGFLQMIGRRPQYAKDKEYFDLMIEELDRANTIIKEFLSISDTKVHKLEACKLNQVIEAILPLLQADALEQGKNLEVDLRETGELLLNPKEIRQLILNLVRNGLEAMAAGGLATIRTYSRGRVVVLEITDQGTGIPPEILDRLGTPFLTTKENGTGLGLGVCYGIAERHHAKIDVATGPGGTTFYVSFDSQYRDEDMKQ, from the coding sequence AGCAGGATCGAATTGTCCACGAACAGGAATTTAGGTTGTTTCAGGCAGCGGTAGAGTTAGCCCTGCAAATACCAAAATCTCAGTTTGACAATAAGATAAAAGAAGCCGAAGCACTACCGGTTGCGCCGGAGAAAAGGGCGACGGTGATCAATGACTGGTTGCAGCCTATTCTCCAGGTTCAAATAGAGAGGCATCCTGGTTTTGGTATGGGCATTTACGCCAGGGGAATTGACCGTATTGTTGCGATTGGGCCTGATTTTGACGATGGCAAACTTCAGCAGGGAGACGAAACATATTTTTCCAGTGCCTATGTATCGGGAAAGGCTCAGTTCAGTAAGTTTAAACGGACGCTTTTTTTTAACGGCAAACCGGTCAACAAAGTGATTTATCCGATTTCTTACCAGGGACACTACATCGGACACGTATGGGTCTGCTCCAAAACCGAGGACCTGAACCCGGCTATGCTGGCGGCCATTGTCAAGGTTATAGGGGTAGCGTTGCTGCTTTGGTCGATCATTCTTCTCACCCTGCGGATGGCCTTCCGGAAGCTGCAGACCGGCCTGCGAAATTTGGCTAATCAGATCCGGAACCAGGATTTTGACCGGCAATCGTTTGCCTCCTTTCCCGAACTGCTGCCGGTTTTTGACACCATCGTGCATTTGAGGGGAAAATTAAATGACGAGTGCCTGCAAGGAATGAAAGCACATGAAGAATTGGCATTATTTGTGGATTTGTCGGTAGATATGATATTTGTCCGGGGTTTCGACGGCTCTTTTAAAAGAATTAATCCGGCCGTAACCAAACAGTTAGGCTATTGTTTGGCCGACTTGACAGCGCCGGGAATTATTGAGAAGATTCATCCCCGGGATATGGAGGGTGTACTTGAGGCATGGAGTCGCGTGCTTGCCGGAGAACCCTGTCTGCAATACGAGAACCGCTGCCAGGCGAAAAACGGTGAATACCGCTGGCTGGCCTGGAATGCAATGCCCAGTAAGGAACATGGTCTGATCTATTTGGTAGCCAGGGACATTACGGAACAAAAGACGATCAATCAGAAGCTGCTAACCATGGCATCCATAGTAGAATACTTCTGTGACGGGATTGTCGGACTGGCGCCGGATGGAACGATTCAAAGCTGGAACCGGGAAGCGGAGAACCTTCTGGGTTACAGCGCGGCTGAAGCGATGGGAAAGCGCTTGTCTATGTTTTGTGTAACCGATTGCGGGCAAAAGACCAAAGAAGTGATTGGGACGGTAAAGGTCGAAGAAAAGGTGCAAAATTATCAATGCATATTACAACGGAAGAATGGCTTGGCGGTGGATGTGTCAATTACCGTTTCTCATATCTGGGAAAATAACGGTGATCTGGCAGGTCTTTCGGCAACGATCAGGGATATTACACAACAGAAAAAGATGGAACGGGACATAGTGCAGATGGACCGTTTGCAGACAATTGGACAAATGGCGGCCGGCATCAGCCATGAGGTTCGCAACCCGATGACCACGGTCAGGGGCTTTTTGCAGATGATTGGCCGGAGACCTCAATATGCTAAGGACAAAGAGTATTTTGATCTCATGATAGAAGAACTTGACCGGGCCAATACCATTATTAAGGAATTCTTGTCGATTAGTGACACCAAGGTACACAAGTTGGAAGCATGTAAACTGAATCAGGTTATTGAGGCCATTTTGCCTTTACTGCAGGCCGATGCCCTGGAGCAGGGGAAAAACCTGGAGGTAGATTTGCGCGAGACTGGTGAACTTCTATTAAATCCGAAGGAAATTCGCCAGCTTATTCTCAACCTGGTGCGAAATGGTCTGGAAGCGATGGCTGCCGGTGGCTTGGCAACCATCAGGACATACTCACGGGGGCGTGTGGTGGTGCTGGAAATTACCGACCAGGGAACGGGAATTCCGCCGGAGATATTGGATCGGCTGGGGACACCGTTTCTTACGACCAAGGAAAATGGCACCGGCCTTGGCCTTGGCGTTTGTTATGGCATTGCCGAACGGCATCATGCCAAAATCGATGTGGCCACCGGTCCCGGTGGAACGACTTTTTATGTAAGCTTCGACAGTCAGTACAGGGATGAGGACATGAAACAGTAA